From a single Coleofasciculus chthonoplastes PCC 7420 genomic region:
- a CDS encoding HNH endonuclease, whose protein sequence is MSKVLVLNASYEPLNVTNWRRAVVLMLKGKAEQIEHNGKYVYPELPLPTVIRLRHYVRVPYKEIPLTRRNILYRDSHSCQYCGYTGDDLTLDHVIPRSRHGGDSWENIVTACVRCNVKKGNRTPKEANMILRHQPRRPYSSLHFEVAKQVKGGVHQEWRKYVIGV, encoded by the coding sequence ATGAGCAAGGTTCTGGTGTTAAACGCCTCCTACGAACCGCTCAATGTCACCAATTGGCGGCGAGCGGTTGTTTTGATGCTCAAAGGCAAAGCGGAACAGATTGAACACAACGGCAAATATGTCTATCCAGAGTTACCGCTTCCCACAGTTATTCGCTTGCGCCATTACGTTCGGGTTCCTTACAAAGAAATTCCCTTAACCCGCCGCAATATCCTCTATCGTGATAGTCATTCTTGTCAATACTGCGGATACACGGGTGATGATTTAACCCTCGATCATGTGATTCCGCGTTCTCGACATGGGGGAGATTCTTGGGAAAACATTGTCACCGCCTGTGTACGGTGTAATGTCAAAAAAGGCAACCGAACCCCGAAGGAAGCCAACATGATATTGCGACATCAACCCCGCAGACCCTATAGCAGTTTGCACTTTGAGGTGGCTAAACAGGTCAAAGGCGGAGTCCATCAGGAGTGGCGCAAGTATGTGATTGGTGTTTAA
- a CDS encoding adenylate/guanylate cyclase domain-containing protein encodes MNQTTLAPMNDEHSNQGVIVIVDDTPHNLGVLFDFLTDSGFKVLVAQDGQSALQKVEYAKPDLILLDVMMPGIDGFETCRRLKANPATRDIPVLFLSALSDAVDKVKGFNLGAVDFITKPVQQEEVKARVTTHLALRNLQKRLEEQNLQLQAEIQERQRAEASLRQAEEKYRSIFERATEGIFQATPEGRYITANPALAKILGYTSPEDLMEQVRNIGEQLYVEPTRQEELAALIQRYNTLSDFQSQVYRKDGSIIWIVENIDTVKDEADKLLYYEGTVSDITEQKQAEVALTRARKRAELLLLNILPQPVAEMLKRGQRTIAESFKGVTIMFADLVNFTKFSTQTSPTQLVELLNQIFSKFDRLVEEHGVEKIKTIGDAYMVAAGLPRRRLDHAKAIAQMALEMQRAIDEFNHETGENFRLRIGINSGPVVAGVIGIKKFSYDLWGDTVNTASRMESHGLPGRIQVTQATYELLKDEYEFEERGVIQIKGKGEMTTYWLRGKKIQ; translated from the coding sequence ATGAACCAAACTACATTAGCCCCGATGAATGATGAACATTCTAATCAAGGCGTCATCGTTATTGTCGATGATACTCCTCATAATCTCGGTGTCCTCTTTGACTTTTTAACCGATTCTGGCTTCAAAGTTTTGGTGGCGCAGGATGGGCAAAGCGCTCTGCAAAAAGTCGAGTATGCGAAACCCGATCTCATCTTACTGGATGTGATGATGCCAGGGATTGATGGCTTTGAAACCTGTCGTCGCCTGAAAGCGAATCCAGCCACACGGGATATCCCGGTGCTTTTTCTCAGTGCGCTGTCTGATGCGGTGGATAAAGTCAAAGGATTTAATCTGGGAGCCGTAGATTTCATCACCAAACCCGTACAGCAGGAAGAAGTTAAAGCCAGAGTGACAACCCATCTGGCGCTCCGGAACCTGCAAAAGCGGCTAGAGGAGCAAAATCTGCAACTCCAAGCCGAAATTCAAGAACGACAACGAGCAGAAGCTTCCTTGCGTCAAGCGGAAGAGAAATATCGCAGTATCTTTGAACGAGCTACCGAGGGCATTTTCCAAGCCACGCCGGAGGGACGCTATATTACCGCCAATCCAGCCCTAGCTAAAATTTTAGGCTATACCTCCCCCGAAGACCTCATGGAACAGGTGAGGAATATTGGCGAACAACTGTATGTTGAACCCACACGCCAGGAAGAGTTAGCCGCTTTAATACAGCGCTACAACACCTTATCCGACTTTCAGTCTCAGGTTTATCGGAAAGATGGCAGCATTATTTGGATTGTGGAAAATATCGATACGGTTAAAGATGAAGCGGATAAACTCCTCTACTACGAAGGAACAGTATCGGATATTACCGAACAAAAACAAGCTGAAGTTGCTCTGACTCGCGCCCGTAAACGCGCCGAACTCTTACTGTTAAATATCTTACCTCAACCTGTAGCAGAGATGTTGAAGCGGGGTCAACGCACGATCGCGGAGAGTTTTAAAGGGGTAACGATTATGTTTGCCGATCTGGTTAATTTTACCAAGTTTTCCACCCAAACCTCACCGACTCAACTGGTTGAACTGCTGAATCAGATTTTCTCCAAATTTGACCGACTCGTCGAGGAACATGGCGTAGAGAAAATTAAAACCATTGGCGATGCGTATATGGTAGCGGCGGGACTCCCTCGGCGGCGTCTGGATCATGCTAAGGCGATCGCGCAGATGGCGTTAGAGATGCAGCGAGCCATTGATGAATTTAATCACGAAACTGGAGAAAATTTTCGCCTCAGGATTGGAATCAATAGTGGTCCTGTCGTCGCGGGTGTGATTGGCATTAAAAAGTTTAGCTACGATTTGTGGGGTGACACTGTGAATACGGCTAGCCGGATGGAGTCTCATGGCTTACCAGGTCGCATTCAGGTAACACAGGCGACTTATGAATTGCTCAAAGACGAATACGAGTTTGAGGAACGCGGTGTGATTCAGATTAAAGGTAAGGGAGAAATGACAACCTATTGGCTGCGGGGGAAAAAAATTCAGTAG
- a CDS encoding diguanylate cyclase domain-containing protein, with protein sequence MTNEKETILIVDDNLTNSEVLLDFVSEAGFQVIVARDGDSAIKKAEVEHPDIILLDVIMPGIDGFETCRLLKANPATQDIPVIFLTALSQTAVIIKGFELGAVDYIIKPTQQEIVLARVNTHLTIQKLRQNLQVQNQQLQQEIQQRQEAEAKLQKANAQLKRLATLDSLTQVANRHRFDEYFNQVWRISRREQWVLSLLLCDVDYFKLYNDSKGHQAGDECLYKVAQAMKQVVKRPADLVARYGGEEFAVILPNTPAQGALQVGKFIQSKLTQLGLTHPRSPIKNSVTLSVGVSSTVPCHQTSPEALIAAADQALYQAKETGRDRAVFLPLDDPHSQSVCSIPSPSRSSPQ encoded by the coding sequence ATGACGAATGAAAAAGAAACAATTCTCATTGTTGATGATAATCTCACCAACTCAGAAGTGCTGTTAGATTTTGTGAGTGAGGCAGGGTTTCAGGTTATCGTGGCAAGGGATGGTGACAGTGCAATCAAAAAAGCTGAAGTTGAGCATCCCGATATCATTTTGCTGGATGTGATTATGCCGGGAATTGATGGGTTTGAAACCTGTCGGCTTCTGAAAGCTAATCCGGCTACCCAAGATATCCCAGTAATTTTTCTTACCGCCCTGTCTCAAACGGCGGTTATCATCAAAGGATTTGAATTAGGCGCAGTTGATTATATTATTAAGCCCACTCAGCAGGAAATCGTGTTGGCGCGAGTGAATACTCATCTGACGATTCAAAAGCTACGCCAAAATCTGCAAGTCCAAAATCAGCAACTCCAACAGGAGATTCAGCAGCGTCAGGAGGCTGAGGCAAAACTGCAAAAAGCGAATGCTCAACTGAAGCGTTTAGCCACGCTAGATAGTTTAACTCAGGTGGCAAATCGGCATCGATTTGATGAATATTTTAACCAAGTGTGGCGGATTTCGCGACGAGAACAATGGGTATTGTCGTTGCTTTTATGTGATGTGGATTATTTTAAACTCTACAATGATAGTAAGGGGCATCAAGCTGGGGATGAATGTTTGTATAAGGTGGCGCAAGCGATGAAACAGGTGGTAAAGCGTCCCGCCGATTTAGTCGCCCGCTATGGAGGAGAAGAATTTGCGGTGATTCTACCGAATACCCCAGCCCAAGGGGCGTTACAAGTTGGCAAATTTATTCAGTCGAAGCTAACTCAGTTAGGTTTGACGCATCCGCGATCGCCGATTAAAAATTCTGTCACCTTGAGTGTGGGGGTATCTAGCACTGTTCCTTGTCATCAAACCTCTCCGGAAGCGCTAATAGCGGCGGCGGATCAAGCATTGTATCAGGCAAAAGAAACGGGACGCGATCGCGCGGTTTTTCTGCCACTGGACGATCCTCACTCTCAGAGTGTATGCTCTATACCTTCCCCCTCTCGCTCCTCACCCCAGTGA
- a CDS encoding PAS domain S-box protein, whose product MNKTWNLSPLGRYFFNVLALTLIYIATAPIFSRQNIIPLIWIPAGISQAALLLLGRNLWLGVALAELSRAILMGIPGTVAIASCLGCTLQALWGVTLVQSWEMHPGLNRRRDVVKFLVGMVLLSSLISPTIRLLGEVVAGEWGAGDWLRWWLSNVMGLLVVTPVLLTQGDSMMHSGDQEDEQVSPDLTLSQGGFCTNITINSEKQVTKPAPTNPSLEQNQNSTLLWQVGVWLIGLGIVSGLVFGVFSIPASSSVIVTGDSLTVAEPIGVQFHQQLTTQLSELLNQPFFQVDLKYLLFPFILWSALQWGQRITTLGIGVVASIAFWQQAERFESFNRVIVSQDVFIAIFAITALIVAAIVSDRATAYQELCDRDTQSRHIVAHLDQQFQERTAALKAANRQLLAEVVEQKQMEKALRKNDQRLSLLVQQTPLAVIEWNTDGHIVDWNPAAESIFGYCRDEALGHPSTLIVPPAAQAQIKQIKAKLWYDKQVARSCNQNITKDGRTIICEWYNTPLIDSQGNLLGIASMALDITQRQETQTALRESEERFALAIQANDSGLFDINFKTNTYYYSPQFLHLIGYPEDRDTPSFDELMARVHPEDQSMVKISIDQLFISELSQWKLEFRMVHSNGSTPWFLSRGLVLRDENGKVTRIVGTHTDISDRKQAEAALLEREEQFRQLAENIREVFFLTTPDLSRMFYLSPAYEEVWGRSRESLYDQPMTWLDNIHPYDRDRVAEALGKQLQGEQDFEQEYRILRPDGSERWVWVRTFRVFDDKGKMTRIAGIAEDITERKHSEAELRRQTLQRQLFAEITLKIRQSLQLDAILQTTVTEVRRILQVDRVVIYQLNDDGTGVIMTEAVVPGWTPIQGQEIYDPCFREGYLEQYRQGRIRAIEDLYQADLEPCHIELLQPFGVRANLVVPILQRENLWGLLIAHQCSGPRQWEMFEIELLSQLADQVGIALAQSQLLEEQTRISQQLAEKNLHLEQARQEAETANHAKSEFLANMSHELRTPLNGILGYVQVLKREPHPTAKQQQGLSIIQQCGEHLLTLLNDILDLSKIEARKMDLCLSEFQFPHFLEGIIEMVRIRADEKAIAFHYQPLSPLPKIVRGDEKRLRQVLINLLGNAIKFTDQGSITFKVGYTSAQAPATEASNTMRFQIEDTGIGIAAEQLNDIFLPFHQIGDRNRQVEGTGLGLAISQRLVQLLGGELHVESNVGQGSTFYVDLELPAVSPDQAIDVVEDRIISGFRGYPRKILIADDQWQNRSILVNLLLPLGFEVLEAINGEDCLQQAQQEHPDAILMDLIMPKLDGLEATRRIREIPSLRDTIVLAISASVFGEKQQQSLAAGCDDFIGQPIQAKTLFATLQKHLDLEWIYESDDAPSSAYPSEKLPDQNAEVSITASKIVAPPQKEMNVLYELAMMGDIKGISEQADKLEQLDSRWVLFAKKLRRLANGFQEKQILEFVKKYMNDRGD is encoded by the coding sequence ATGAACAAAACCTGGAATCTTTCTCCGTTAGGACGATATTTTTTCAATGTCTTAGCCCTGACGCTAATTTATATCGCTACTGCCCCAATTTTTAGCCGTCAAAATATTATCCCCTTGATCTGGATTCCCGCCGGAATTAGTCAAGCCGCCCTCTTGTTACTGGGGCGCAATCTGTGGCTGGGTGTGGCTTTGGCAGAGTTATCTAGGGCGATATTGATGGGAATTCCGGGAACGGTTGCGATCGCCTCCTGTTTAGGCTGTACGCTACAAGCGTTGTGGGGTGTAACATTGGTTCAATCCTGGGAGATGCATCCAGGGTTAAATCGTCGTCGGGATGTGGTTAAATTCCTGGTGGGTATGGTTCTATTATCCTCCCTGATTAGTCCAACCATTCGTCTGCTGGGTGAAGTTGTGGCGGGGGAATGGGGTGCAGGGGATTGGCTGCGGTGGTGGTTGAGTAATGTTATGGGACTTTTAGTGGTTACGCCTGTACTGTTGACTCAGGGTGATTCGATGATGCACTCAGGGGATCAGGAAGATGAGCAGGTAAGTCCAGATTTAACACTGAGTCAGGGCGGGTTTTGTACAAACATTACTATCAATAGCGAAAAGCAAGTCACTAAACCCGCCCCTACAAACCCTTCCCTCGAACAAAATCAAAATTCAACACTTTTATGGCAGGTTGGAGTCTGGCTAATTGGATTGGGAATCGTGAGTGGGTTAGTGTTTGGTGTTTTCTCGATTCCCGCTAGTTCCTCGGTTATTGTAACAGGTGATAGCCTAACGGTTGCTGAACCAATTGGAGTCCAGTTTCATCAACAACTTACTACTCAGTTAAGCGAGTTGTTAAATCAGCCTTTCTTTCAGGTTGACTTAAAGTATTTGCTATTTCCGTTTATTTTATGGTCAGCCCTACAATGGGGTCAACGGATTACAACATTAGGTATTGGTGTAGTCGCGAGTATCGCCTTTTGGCAACAGGCTGAGAGGTTTGAGTCATTTAATCGGGTTATCGTTTCCCAAGATGTGTTTATCGCCATCTTCGCCATAACCGCCCTGATTGTCGCCGCCATTGTCAGCGATCGCGCCACGGCTTACCAAGAATTATGCGATCGCGACACCCAGTCTCGCCATATCGTTGCCCATCTCGATCAACAGTTTCAGGAACGAACCGCCGCCCTGAAAGCCGCTAATCGCCAACTCTTAGCCGAAGTGGTGGAACAGAAGCAGATGGAGAAAGCGTTGCGGAAAAATGATCAACGTCTCTCTCTGTTGGTTCAACAAACGCCCCTGGCAGTGATTGAATGGAATACCGATGGGCATATTGTTGATTGGAATCCGGCAGCAGAAAGCATTTTTGGCTATTGTCGCGACGAAGCCTTAGGTCATCCGTCTACCCTCATTGTACCTCCGGCTGCCCAAGCTCAAATTAAACAGATTAAAGCTAAGCTGTGGTATGACAAACAAGTTGCTCGTTCTTGTAATCAGAATATCACTAAAGATGGCAGAACCATTATTTGTGAATGGTATAATACGCCTCTAATTGATAGCCAAGGGAATCTTCTTGGTATTGCGTCCATGGCATTAGATATTACTCAACGCCAGGAAACGCAAACGGCATTACGGGAGAGTGAGGAACGGTTTGCCCTAGCGATTCAAGCGAATGATAGCGGACTTTTTGATATTAATTTCAAGACCAACACCTACTATTATTCTCCCCAATTCCTGCATCTGATTGGTTATCCCGAAGACCGCGATACTCCCAGCTTTGATGAGTTGATGGCGCGGGTTCATCCAGAAGATCAGTCGATGGTGAAAATCAGCATCGATCAACTTTTCATTAGTGAACTATCGCAATGGAAGTTAGAGTTTCGCATGGTTCACTCCAATGGTTCAACACCTTGGTTTTTATCGCGCGGCTTGGTTCTGCGGGATGAAAATGGTAAGGTGACACGCATTGTCGGGACGCATACGGATATTAGCGATCGCAAACAAGCAGAAGCCGCCTTACTAGAGAGAGAGGAACAATTCCGTCAACTGGCGGAAAATATTCGGGAAGTGTTCTTTTTAACCACACCCGATTTAAGCCGTATGTTTTATCTAAGTCCCGCTTATGAGGAAGTTTGGGGACGATCCCGCGAAAGTCTGTACGACCAGCCGATGACCTGGTTAGATAATATTCATCCTTATGATCGCGATCGCGTGGCGGAGGCGTTAGGGAAACAACTGCAAGGGGAACAAGACTTTGAACAAGAATACCGCATTTTACGTCCCGACGGGAGTGAACGCTGGGTTTGGGTGCGGACGTTTCGGGTATTTGACGACAAGGGTAAAATGACCCGTATTGCTGGGATTGCTGAAGATATCACCGAACGCAAGCATTCCGAAGCCGAACTGCGGCGTCAAACCCTACAACGGCAACTCTTTGCCGAAATTACCCTGAAGATTCGCCAATCCTTACAACTCGATGCCATCCTGCAAACAACGGTAACAGAAGTGCGCCGAATTTTGCAAGTGGATCGAGTGGTGATCTACCAACTCAATGATGATGGAACCGGCGTGATTATGACGGAAGCTGTAGTTCCTGGCTGGACACCGATTCAAGGACAAGAGATTTATGATCCCTGTTTTCGGGAAGGCTACCTAGAGCAATACCGCCAAGGACGCATTCGCGCGATCGAGGATCTCTACCAAGCCGACTTAGAACCCTGTCATATCGAACTTTTACAACCCTTTGGTGTGAGAGCGAATTTAGTCGTTCCCATTCTACAACGAGAGAACCTCTGGGGTCTATTAATTGCCCATCAATGTAGTGGTCCGCGACAGTGGGAAATGTTTGAAATTGAACTATTGAGTCAACTCGCGGATCAGGTAGGAATTGCCCTCGCCCAGAGTCAACTGTTAGAAGAACAAACCCGAATTAGTCAACAATTAGCCGAAAAGAATTTACACCTGGAACAAGCCCGCCAAGAAGCCGAAACTGCCAATCATGCTAAAAGCGAATTCTTGGCGAATATGAGTCATGAACTCCGCACTCCCCTCAACGGTATTTTAGGCTATGTTCAAGTTCTCAAACGTGAACCTCATCCCACCGCCAAGCAACAGCAGGGACTGAGTATTATTCAACAGTGTGGGGAACACCTGTTAACCCTACTCAACGATATTTTAGACCTGTCTAAAATCGAAGCTCGGAAAATGGACTTATGTTTAAGCGAATTTCAGTTTCCCCATTTTCTAGAAGGCATTATCGAAATGGTTCGTATTCGGGCGGACGAAAAAGCCATTGCCTTTCACTATCAACCTCTCTCTCCTTTACCTAAAATTGTCCGGGGTGATGAAAAACGATTGCGACAAGTGCTAATTAATTTGTTGGGAAATGCGATTAAATTTACGGATCAGGGGAGTATCACATTTAAAGTGGGCTATACTTCAGCCCAAGCACCAGCGACAGAAGCATCTAACACCATGCGCTTTCAAATTGAAGATACCGGAATTGGCATCGCGGCTGAACAATTAAACGATATATTTTTACCCTTCCATCAAATTGGCGATCGAAATCGACAGGTGGAAGGAACGGGGTTAGGATTAGCGATTAGTCAGCGATTAGTTCAACTCCTTGGCGGCGAACTGCATGTCGAAAGTAATGTTGGTCAAGGAAGTACCTTTTATGTTGATTTAGAGTTACCCGCCGTTTCTCCTGATCAGGCAATCGATGTGGTGGAAGACAGAATTATTAGTGGGTTTCGCGGTTATCCGCGCAAAATTTTGATTGCTGATGATCAATGGCAAAATCGTTCAATTTTAGTCAACTTGTTGTTACCCTTAGGATTTGAGGTACTCGAAGCGATCAATGGTGAAGACTGTCTCCAGCAAGCGCAACAAGAACACCCTGATGCAATTTTAATGGATTTGATCATGCCAAAACTCGATGGATTAGAAGCAACTCGGCGGATACGAGAAATTCCATCGTTACGAGATACCATTGTGTTGGCGATTTCAGCCAGCGTTTTTGGAGAAAAACAACAGCAATCTCTCGCCGCAGGTTGTGATGATTTTATTGGACAACCTATACAAGCTAAAACTCTCTTTGCTACTCTGCAAAAGCATCTCGATTTAGAGTGGATTTATGAATCCGACGATGCACCAAGTAGTGCTTACCCTTCAGAAAAATTACCTGATCAAAATGCCGAGGTTTCGATTACTGCCTCAAAGATTGTTGCACCGCCCCAAAAGGAAATGAATGTTCTTTATGAATTAGCTATGATGGGTGATATTAAAGGGATTAGTGAGCAAGCCGATAAACTTGAACAACTTGATTCGCGATGGGTTCTATTTGCCAAGAAACTGCGCCGTTTAGCCAATGGTTTTCAGGAAAAACAAATTCTAGAATTTGTGAAAAAATACATGAACGATAGAGGGGATTAA
- a CDS encoding CIS tube protein yields the protein MSQLVKAQLISTDGGGTIDFMFNPNQLAFSQQINLTKSSGARTGRGLPKVNFAYPEPVTLSINDIIFDTYETGESVLRHLKPFEKAVNFAESGEGKEKRPPTYVFTWGSQEYIRCFVTKVDYNLTMFLPDGTPVRVSVNLTLEEIDESVSQPGMGTPQPGASQRHTGGR from the coding sequence ATGTCACAACTTGTAAAAGCTCAACTGATTTCTACAGATGGTGGGGGAACAATTGATTTCATGTTCAACCCCAACCAGTTAGCGTTTAGCCAGCAAATTAACTTAACAAAAAGTAGCGGAGCGCGAACGGGTCGAGGATTACCCAAGGTTAACTTTGCTTATCCTGAACCCGTTACTCTCTCGATTAACGATATTATTTTTGATACCTATGAGACAGGGGAGAGTGTTCTCCGCCATCTCAAGCCCTTTGAAAAAGCGGTCAATTTTGCCGAGTCGGGGGAAGGAAAGGAAAAACGTCCTCCCACTTATGTGTTTACCTGGGGATCTCAGGAGTATATTCGCTGTTTTGTTACAAAAGTTGATTATAACCTGACCATGTTTCTGCCCGATGGGACACCAGTCCGAGTGTCGGTAAACCTGACGTTGGAAGAAATTGATGAGTCTGTGTCTCAACCAGGGATGGGAACGCCACAACCCGGTGCTAGCCAGCGTCATACTGGTGGGCGTTAA
- a CDS encoding VgrG-related protein — translation MAVTYVAEPILEIDGQLASKALLDDIIEIAVEESLHLPGMFTLVIKNDYFPGRSEDQSWRHADLFEIGKTIKIGFGSSTTKALEFEEEQKDYVLEGEITAMECHFTRDSEAPMIIRGYDISHRLWRGRYNRSFQNMTDTDIVNKIAGEVGIPTGTIDETGGPYGYGDINGSNGYVFQENQTNLEFLRKRAARNGFEFFVQDGKLNFRKPKVDESLELKWLKDVHSFQVRISSAEQVSEVEVRGWDYSQKQPIVETANKGQVFTQTEYGEGSQTSTSFKGKPPTPKMIVVDHPVFNAPEAKAIAQAVCDELGGEFVHADAEAEGNPKIRPGRVVKLNDLGKYSGEYYVTETRHLFYERVYTTEFTVRGLRGDNLPPIMSHEVPFHPGQTLLIGIVTNNKDPKGWGRVRVKFPTLTEEHESNWARIIGYGIGPNRGNDCLPEINDEVLVGFEHGDIHRPYVLGGIWNGKDKPPESVNDTVHEGKVRVRTIQTRTGHKMQFVEEAKGAVKAGAIFKTVLGHIIQMNDTDKCLEIKTAGGHTVLLDDTNKKIEIKSTGNLSMVMDDGGKQIQLKSGGGTITMKQTTGEINIKAGTKLTIDAGQIDISASGIVNVKGSLIKLN, via the coding sequence ATGGCTGTTACTTATGTAGCTGAACCAATTTTAGAAATTGATGGTCAGTTAGCGTCCAAAGCGTTACTTGACGACATTATTGAAATTGCGGTGGAAGAAAGCCTCCATCTTCCCGGAATGTTTACCTTAGTGATTAAGAATGATTACTTTCCGGGGCGCAGCGAGGATCAATCGTGGCGACATGCTGACTTATTTGAAATTGGCAAAACGATTAAGATAGGTTTCGGGTCAAGTACCACCAAAGCCCTAGAGTTTGAAGAGGAACAGAAAGATTATGTCCTAGAAGGGGAAATTACAGCGATGGAATGTCACTTTACCCGTGATTCCGAAGCGCCGATGATTATTCGCGGCTACGATATTTCCCATCGACTGTGGCGGGGACGGTATAATCGCTCATTCCAGAACATGACCGATACCGATATTGTGAATAAAATTGCTGGGGAAGTCGGGATACCCACAGGTACGATTGATGAAACCGGGGGACCTTATGGATACGGGGATATCAATGGGTCGAATGGCTATGTGTTCCAAGAAAATCAGACCAATCTCGAATTCTTGAGGAAACGCGCCGCCCGCAATGGTTTTGAATTCTTTGTTCAGGATGGAAAATTAAACTTCCGCAAACCCAAAGTGGATGAGTCTTTAGAACTGAAATGGTTAAAAGATGTCCATAGTTTTCAGGTTAGAATCAGTAGCGCTGAACAAGTGAGTGAAGTTGAAGTCCGGGGCTGGGATTATAGTCAAAAACAACCGATTGTAGAGACAGCGAACAAAGGACAGGTTTTTACCCAAACAGAATATGGTGAAGGTTCTCAAACCAGTACCAGTTTTAAAGGGAAGCCACCAACCCCTAAGATGATTGTAGTGGATCATCCAGTCTTCAATGCTCCAGAAGCAAAGGCAATAGCTCAAGCCGTGTGTGACGAATTAGGAGGAGAATTTGTCCATGCTGACGCGGAAGCTGAAGGAAATCCCAAAATTCGACCCGGGCGAGTGGTGAAACTGAACGATTTGGGTAAGTACAGTGGCGAATACTATGTCACCGAAACCCGCCATCTATTTTACGAACGGGTTTATACTACCGAGTTCACGGTGCGTGGCTTACGGGGAGACAATCTCCCTCCCATTATGTCCCATGAAGTCCCCTTCCATCCCGGACAAACGCTTCTAATCGGCATAGTTACTAATAATAAAGATCCGAAAGGTTGGGGCAGAGTTAGGGTAAAGTTTCCTACCCTAACCGAAGAACACGAAAGCAACTGGGCAAGAATTATTGGCTATGGAATTGGACCAAATCGAGGAAATGATTGCCTCCCAGAGATAAATGACGAAGTTTTAGTTGGTTTTGAACATGGGGACATCCATCGACCTTATGTATTAGGGGGAATCTGGAATGGCAAGGATAAGCCACCTGAGAGTGTAAATGACACAGTTCATGAGGGCAAGGTGCGTGTGCGAACAATTCAAACCCGGACAGGTCATAAAATGCAGTTTGTTGAAGAAGCCAAAGGCGCGGTTAAAGCGGGTGCGATATTTAAAACCGTACTTGGTCATATCATACAGATGAATGATACAGATAAGTGTTTAGAGATTAAAACCGCTGGTGGTCATACGGTACTACTGGATGATACAAATAAAAAGATAGAAATAAAATCTACGGGTAACCTTTCCATGGTGATGGATGATGGTGGGAAACAAATTCAACTTAAAAGCGGTGGCGGAACTATTACGATGAAGCAAACAACGGGTGAAATTAATATCAAAGCGGGAACAAAACTTACCATTGATGCTGGACAAATCGATATTAGCGCCTCAGGTATTGTTAATGTTAAAGGTTCACTAATCAAACTGAATTAG
- a CDS encoding PAAR domain-containing protein, whose translation MGKPAARVGDNVAHLPPTLTPGPGSFNVLIGGKPAWRGIPAASAAVLQSAKKASDAIIKTAVAATVSAAGTPAAPAAKAAEEATKATMAGVMGSLISSMAASGAAAGAAAGGIGATVDTHTCTTPLPIPPHGPGVVIDGSTSVLINGLPACFMGNTVLEALGPPNKILMGCPTVLIGSGPAASVSVDTSAMAAQMEAQASQAAAKAKKKAEEEQKKKEG comes from the coding sequence ATGGGAAAACCCGCAGCAAGAGTTGGCGACAACGTAGCTCATCTTCCACCCACATTAACACCCGGACCTGGTAGTTTTAATGTATTAATTGGCGGAAAACCAGCTTGGCGGGGTATACCCGCCGCCTCAGCAGCCGTTTTGCAATCTGCTAAAAAAGCATCTGATGCTATTATCAAAACGGCTGTGGCAGCGACAGTATCAGCGGCTGGTACGCCAGCTGCGCCGGCGGCAAAGGCAGCAGAAGAGGCGACTAAAGCGACAATGGCTGGCGTGATGGGCAGTCTGATCTCAAGTATGGCAGCTAGTGGAGCAGCTGCAGGTGCGGCGGCTGGCGGTATTGGCGCTACAGTCGATACCCATACCTGCACAACACCCTTGCCTATACCTCCCCATGGACCCGGCGTGGTTATTGACGGTAGTACGTCGGTTTTGATTAATGGACTTCCAGCTTGTTTTATGGGCAACACTGTTTTAGAAGCTTTAGGTCCGCCCAATAAAATTTTAATGGGTTGTCCTACTGTTCTAATCGGTAGCGGACCAGCCGCCAGTGTTTCTGTAGACACCAGTGCTATGGCAGCTCAGATGGAGGCTCAAGCCAGTCAAGCTGCAGCAAAAGCGAAAAAGAAAGCGGAGGAAGAACAGAAAAAGAAAGAGGGATAG